Proteins from one Brevibacillus humidisoli genomic window:
- a CDS encoding helix-turn-helix domain-containing protein, whose translation MAKLLIADRDQNERTGIAWLVSSYALNYEIVLTAGTPTEAFRLIEAEVPDVICIELDMIPREAWDSFKELIHHYQPVVIVMTAEATFERAVQGIELHAIDLWVKPQSPDTIKRVLTRCARELLPSVRASAGTAAPASPAVSYRSLFLPQEASGTSYHLMLIQPEDTAQLTTLLSYLQEYPFHAPPVLLPLSDAIVCVFPSEHLQSAQQLHYLGSRLLREWEETSAEPLSIVIYDTDDPLLTLNQKYRHAKQALEIRFFKGYRQISVVQGKVDWLMIDPFLTPAEQRTWIEMLNDGDREKIKRWMYREFLNKEAPYPEPGLLRIRLTSILAQVRRFMKSYYLDEGAVEDLYHRVFETILYNPILYRIVQEFLLFLYEVLDAASHHRESARTDVVEQALRYMEEQFQQSDLRLEDVARYVDRSPAYLSSLMTKRTDSSFRQLLTSIRLKEAQRLLLETNLSVQEIADKSGFVNANYFSRIFKEKTGTSPRSFRNRKK comes from the coding sequence ATGGCCAAACTGCTGATAGCCGACCGCGACCAAAACGAACGAACCGGGATTGCCTGGCTCGTCTCCTCCTATGCGCTCAACTATGAGATCGTGCTGACAGCGGGAACGCCGACCGAAGCATTTCGCCTGATCGAAGCAGAAGTACCTGACGTGATCTGTATCGAACTGGACATGATTCCGCGGGAAGCATGGGACAGTTTTAAGGAGCTGATCCATCATTACCAGCCCGTGGTCATCGTGATGACCGCAGAGGCCACATTTGAGAGAGCTGTGCAGGGAATTGAACTGCACGCTATTGACCTGTGGGTGAAGCCACAGTCACCCGATACGATCAAACGGGTCCTCACCCGCTGCGCAAGGGAACTGCTCCCATCTGTGCGGGCATCGGCAGGAACCGCGGCTCCTGCTTCACCTGCCGTCTCCTACCGTTCCTTGTTTTTGCCGCAAGAAGCATCTGGCACCTCCTACCACTTGATGCTGATCCAGCCGGAAGATACGGCACAACTGACGACGCTGCTCAGCTATTTGCAGGAGTACCCGTTTCACGCGCCGCCCGTGCTGCTGCCGCTCAGCGACGCCATCGTCTGTGTCTTCCCCTCCGAGCACTTGCAGTCAGCACAGCAGCTGCACTACCTGGGAAGCCGTCTCTTGCGGGAGTGGGAAGAAACATCTGCTGAACCCTTGTCTATCGTCATCTACGACACAGACGATCCGCTGCTGACACTCAACCAGAAGTACCGTCATGCCAAGCAGGCTCTCGAAATCCGTTTCTTTAAGGGATACCGGCAGATTTCAGTGGTACAAGGAAAAGTAGATTGGCTGATGATTGACCCGTTCCTCACGCCTGCCGAACAGCGAACCTGGATCGAGATGCTTAACGACGGGGATCGGGAGAAAATCAAACGCTGGATGTACCGGGAGTTTTTAAACAAGGAAGCACCCTATCCCGAACCGGGACTGCTGCGGATTCGGCTGACCAGCATACTGGCACAGGTACGCCGCTTCATGAAGTCGTACTACCTGGACGAAGGCGCGGTGGAAGATCTCTATCACCGTGTTTTTGAGACGATCCTGTACAATCCGATCCTCTACCGGATCGTCCAGGAATTCCTGCTGTTTCTCTACGAAGTGCTGGATGCCGCCAGTCACCACCGGGAGAGTGCTCGTACCGATGTGGTCGAACAAGCGCTCCGCTATATGGAAGAACAGTTTCAGCAGTCTGATCTGCGTCTGGAAGACGTCGCCCGCTACGTCGACCGCAGCCCGGCTTATCTCAGCTCGCTGATGACCAAACGGACGGACAGCTCGTTCCGCCAGCTGCTCACCTCGATCCGACTCAAGGAAGCACAGCGCCTGCTGCTGGAAACCAACCTGTCCGTACAGGAAATCGCAGATAAGAGCGGGTTTGTGAATGCCAACTACTTCAGCAGAATTTTTAAAGAAAAAACAGGAACATCCCCCCGCTCGTTTCGAAATCGTAAAAAATGA